One window of Dromaius novaehollandiae isolate bDroNov1 chromosome 20, bDroNov1.hap1, whole genome shotgun sequence genomic DNA carries:
- the RPL12 gene encoding large ribosomal subunit protein uL11 — MPPKFDPNEIKVVYLRCTGGEVGATSALAPKIGPLGLSPKKVGDDIAKATGDWKGLRITVKLTIQNRQAQIEVVPSASALIIKALKEPPRDRKKQKNIKHSGSVSFDEIVNIARQMRHRSLARELSGTIKEILGTAQSVGCSIDGRHPHDIIDDINNGAIECPAS, encoded by the exons atgccgcCCAAGTTCGACCCCAACGAGATCAAAGTTG TGTACCTGCGCTGCACCGGCGGCGAGGTCGGCGCCACCTCCGCCCTGGCCCCCAAGATCGGCCCCCTGGGTCTG TCTCCCAAAAAGGTTGGCGATGACATTGCCAAGGCCACGGGTGACTGGAAGGGGCTGAGGATCACGGTGAAACTTACCATCCAGAACAGGCAAGCTCAG ATTGAGGTTGttccttctgcctctgctctgaTTATCAAAGCTCTGAAGGAGCCTCCCCGTGAtaggaagaagcagaaaaaca TTAAGCACAGTGGCAGTGTCAGCTTTGATGAAATAGTGAACATTGCACGGCAGATGCGACACAGGTCCCTGGCTCGAGAGCTCTCAG GCACAATTAAGGAGATTCTTGGAACTGCCCAGTCTGTGGGCTGCAGCATTGATGGCAGGCACCCACACGATATCATTGATGATATCAATAATGGTGCAATCGAGTGCCCAGCT AGCTAA